AAACGGATTATTCCATGTAAGGGTAGCTCTGCCTGGCTCTCGCGGAAGAATAACGTTATATGGAGTTAAATCTGTAGAGGTATTTTTACACCGCAAATGGATATAGCCTTACAGGGGTGAAGACATAACTACCTCGCTCTCAAGGGCTTGCCCCGGTTTGATGGACACCTTGAGGAGGAGATGCGCATGAGTTGTATTGAGTTGATTTGAATCTCTAAGTCCCCAGGGGATGGACTACCGAGCGCGTGGTGGAGCCGCGTGCGGTTGCAATAGGTTTCAGATAGGCGAAGGCGTCCGCCTGCGCTAGGGCGCGTTTGCAGGCACTGCATACCACGCTCAATCCCTTCCAACTGGGGCGGGGCATCGAACGTCAAAAGTAGGCGATTGACGCCCGGCGGCGACTAACGGCTTGAATTCGAAGGCATCTTGGGTTACGTGAATTTCCCCCAAGAAACGGGAACGAGGGAGGCCGGCTGGACTGCGTCCGGCGGCTTCCTTCGTTCTCAAATGAGGGGTCAAATTGGGTAACACCCTTTTTGGCGCAACGGGCACCCCGCCCACCCAGCGCCGGGTAACAGTTACTTTTGGCATACAACGGAGGTTCCTCAATCATTACGATGTGAATGGGCTTGACGGTTGGAACGGGTGACGGGAGGGCCGGAAAGACAAAACCCGCAAAGGCTGCCTGCACAGGGGGCAACTGATGCCTCTTGGGCCAGAAGACAGCGGCTTTTGGGGAGGGCGCCGGTCGCTAGACAAAGCTCCGTCAGACTCGGCCTCTGCCAGGGCGGCGGTGGGGTGGGGGTGAGGGCTCGGTGGGGGCGTCAGCCGCTGGCCACCACCAGCCGGGGACCCCGACTCAACCGCCCGGGTAGCAAGAAAAGCTTCTTGATCAGCGTCTTCACCCGCCAGCCCTCGGCCGCAATGGTGTTCAAGTAAACGCCCGTGCTGCTCCCGCTGTCGGCGTAGAAATGCGCGGGCTGGTCTTTCCAGAGACAACGATTACGCTTTAGCATAGGCAGTAGTTGATCACCCACGTCCTTGGGACTGCTGATGTGGCTGTCGGCCAGCAGCGGCCCCACCCAGAGCGTCTGCCAGGACAGGGCCAGGTCGCCGTTATAGTTGATCGCCGCCCCCTCGAAGTGTTTGCCTGTCACGTCCACCGGTACGAATTCAAATTGCCCAATATACTTCTAAGGCGTAAATGGCTCGTCGAACTCTGGGCAGAGAACCTCTTTCATATTCGTGAAGGCATCATTCTTGTGAAAATCACCGTATCAAATCTGGCCTGTCCAACCGTTGGGCCAGGTCTCGCAAGCCATCGTCCAGGTGGTCGGGCCAGATTTCGACCACCCGGTAGCCCAGGGCCTTGAGCCGCCGCTTTTGGTCCTCATCGCGGTGATGGACGTGCGGTTGCGCGTGCGGGGCACCCTGAACCCACACCACGATCTTGTTCCGGTAGAGCAGATCGGCTTCGGCGACCGGGACGCCTTCGGGGTCACGGATGATCTCGTGCTGGCGCTCCGGCAGCGGGAAGTTGCGGCCCTGCAAGGCATCAATGACCGTAGGCTCGGCCCCGATGGCGGCGGCCCGGAACTGCTCCCAAGTCGCCCCGCCGCCCGGCTCGGTCATCTGGAACGGGTCCACCCGGAGCAGTTGCTGAAGGACATGGACCACAACGCGGCGATCCAGGTGCCGGTGATGCTGCTGGTTGTAGAAGGACAACAGGCAGTCGTAGCACGCGGTATCACAGGCCCCCTTCATCTCCTGGCCGGTTGCCGGATCAACGTGGAGGATCTCCAGTGCCCTGGTTGCCATCCTCTGCCAGGCAGCGTGACCCACCAGATTACGGAGCAGGCCCGCGCCGCCTTCGTCCTGCTCGTAAAGCAACAGCCGAATCCGAGACGTGCTCCCAGGCACCACAAAGACGTGCCCACCCACTTCCGATTCGTCCGCCGAGAAAGCGACCTGGAAGCCGTAGGACAGCGCATACAACAGCGACCACCCGAACCGTTCCGCGTCCTGGTTGTCGGGCACCGTCAGTTCAATCAACAGGAAGTCATGGTGCCCCTTGTGATAGAGCAGAACCTCCCGGTGGATGTCCGCAGGTTCGGCCCCGGCAGGGCACCGGTTGCCGCTGTTTGGATCAACGTGCTCCTGCTCACTATCATCGCCGGAAATCCAGGCTCGGCACTTCTCGCAGTAGCGGAAGCCCACTTCATCCGCCGCTCTGGCCCCTTCGTTAACCAGCAGCAACACGCCGCGCTTGAGTAGCTGACCTTGGCGACCTCTTGGTCGCCGGCCTTCATGGCCCACGACACGGCCTGCGGGTCGGGCCGGTAGTAGGGCGACACGATAAAGCCACGGCGGCTCCGCTCCTCCTCCTCCGCCGACGTGCGCCCGATGCGCCGGGCAACCATGTCCGGCAATTCGAAAACGTGCTCGTAGGTGTGCGTGCCCATCAGGGTCGACTGACACACCGGGCACGCCGCCGCCTGGGCAACCTGGTCGTCCATGAAGAAATTGCCACACTCGCAGACCTTCAGCTTGCTCCAGTGATGTGCCTGTCCCCGCGCACGCGGTTGGGCGCGGACGACCTGATACCGCTGGCGGCGGTAGTAGATCGTGTTAAGCGGGGCGAACTCGCGCAGGGCGATGGCCGGGTGCCGGGCCACGCTCTCCTTCCGATCCGTGAAATAGACCATCGTTGCCCGGCGCGGGAAGGCGTAGTTGGGCAGGAAGCCGACGTTGCCAAGGTAACGGTAGGTGTAAAAGTCGCCGTTGCCCTCGCGCATGTCAGTCAGCCGGTCCACCACAGCCTTGCGGCGTATCTCGTCCTCCTTCGTGATGCCCTGGTGGGCAGACTTGGCCTCAAGCTCCCGCCGCTCGTCCTGAAGTCGGATGTATTCATCCCGGAACCGCTCGAAGGCGTGGTCGAAGTCCACGGCGAATCCATCCACCACCTCTTCCAGGTCATGATCGGTGAACCCGACGTTGGCCAACTCCGCCGCAAAGGCCCCGCGAGCCGCCGCCAGAATCCTCTCTTTGGCGGCCTCGACCTTGGCGCTGATCTCATTCAACACCCCGTCCATCATCGGCAGCCCGGCCTGCACATCCTCGTCGTTGGCGATCCGCAGGAACTGCT
This is a stretch of genomic DNA from Fontisphaera persica. It encodes these proteins:
- a CDS encoding DUF1998 domain-containing protein, with translation MIELTVPDNQDAERFGWSLLYALSYGFQVAFSADESEVGGHVFVVPGSTSRIRLLLYEQDEGGAGLLRNLVGHAAWQRMATRALEILHVDPATGQEMKGACDTACYDCLLSFYNQQHHRHLDRRVVVHVLQQLLRVDPFQMTEPGGGATWEQFRAAAIGAEPTVIDALQGRNFPLPERQHEIIRDPEGVPVAEADLLYRNKIVVWVQGAPHAQPHVHHRDEDQKRRLKALGYRVVEIWPDHLDDGLRDLAQRLDRPDLIR